In Maniola jurtina chromosome 19, ilManJurt1.1, whole genome shotgun sequence, the genomic stretch aaacatttcacgTAAAGGTTGCCAACACTCACAATCATTTCACGATGATTTGTGTtacccatgggacctatccccagtccaaagtatatagctcgtAAGTGCTCTTGACCGTATCACATTTACAACAATTAATAACGAATAACtttacttacaagctctgattctacaaaccctacatcttagTAAAAAGCTATGTCGGTTCGAAAATACGACGAAACGCTTCCAGAAAAGGTACGTAGTGCCTCGTCCTTTAGTTCGGTTCGTCTTGGCGGGGCTTGatgttaaatatatttttacatcgTAGCCTCCGATTGTAGTATTTGACTGGTCCACCGACATTCGCCTTACGCTCACGTAGGTATATGATGTTGTCGCAGGTCGCGGCGGGGGCGGGCGTGTTTGAGCTGCAGATCCTGGAGTTCTCCAACTACCGGCTGCAGCTGGCGTCGGGCGCGTgctgcggcggcgcggcgcgcgcggccgACGCGTGCGCGCAGCCGTGCCGCACGCGCTTCGCGCTGTGCCTCAAGGAGTACCAGTCCGCCGCCGCGCCCGGCGCCTGCTCCTTCGGCCGCGCCGCCTCGCCCGTGCTGGGCACCGACTCCTTCACGCTGGCCGACCCGCTCTACACGCTGGCGTTGCCCTTCTCCTTCCGCTGGACGCGCTCCTTCACGCTCATCCTGCAGGCCTTCGACGACGCCGCCTACGCCGAGCCCGACGCGGGGCTCATCGAGGAGGCATGGTGGTCCGGCATCGTGGAGCCCGGCGCCGAGTGGCACGCGCTGCGCCACGCGGGCGCCGCCGCGTCCGTGGCGTACCGCGTGCGCGTCACGTGCCAGCCCAACTACTACAACGCCACGTGCACCACCTTCTGCCGCGCGCGCGACGACAAGTTCGGCCACTACGCCTGCACGGCGGCGGGCGGCAAGCGCTGCCTGCCCGGCTGGCAGGGCGACAACTGCGAGAAGCGTACGTTCCCCTGCCTCTGTACCTCCGCGCTGCGCCCGACTGTGCTCGCTGTACACTGACCCGTGTTCCTTGTCCACAGCCGTCTGCAAGGAGGGCTGTCACCCGACGCACGGGCGCTGCGACCAGCCCGGCGAGTGCGTGTGAGTATGCTTTCCCTCCGCGCCCGCGTCGCGAGGCCGGGCGCAGCTGTACTGACGTGCTCGTGTCGCAGGTGCCGGCCCGGCTGGCGCGGCGAGCTGTGCGCGCAGTGCACGCCGTACCCGGGCTGCAAGCACGGCTACTGCAACGGCTCGTCGTGGGACTGCACGTGCGACACCAACTGGGGCGGCATCCTGTGCGACCAGGACCTCAACTACTGCGGCACGCACGAGCCGTGCCGGCACGGCGGCACGTGCGAGAACACGGCGCCCGACCAGTACCTGTGCACGTGCGCCGAGGGCTTCTCCGGCGCCGACTGCGAGCGCGTGGACAACCCGTGCGCGCCGCAGCCGTGCGCGCACGGCGCCTGCGCGCtggccgccgcgcccgcgcccggcTTCACGTGCGCCTGCGAGCGCGGCTGGACCGGCGCGCGCTGTGACGTGGACGTGGACGACtgcgccgccgcgccgtgccGCCACGGCGCCACGTGCCGCGACCGCCTCGACGCCTTCCACTGCGACTGCCCGCCCGGCTGGCAGGGGCCCACCTGCGCCGACGGTGAGTGTCGTGCCTGCGCCCGCCCCCTCGCCCCCACACGACCGCCATCCACTGACGAGCGCTCTCCCCGCAGACGTGGACGAGTGCGCTGCCCGCGGCGGCGCCGAGGGCGCGCTGGGCCCGTGCGTCAACGCGGCCGCGTGCAACAACACGCAGGGCGGCTACGCGTGCACGTGCCTGGCCGGCTGGACGGGGCGCGACTGCGAGCTCAACGTGGACGACTGCACGGGACAGTGCCTGCACGGCGCCACGTGCATCGACCTGGTGGACGACTTCCACTGCGCGTGCGCCGCGGGGTACGCGGGGCGCACGTGCGCGCGCGATGTGGACGACTGCGCGTCGCGCCCGTGCCGCCACGGCGGCGAGTGCGTCGACCTGCTGGACGCCTACCGCTGCATCTGCCCCGTCGGCTTCTCCGGCGCCGACTGCGAGGTGCTCCCCCACACCCCCACACCCCCCACACCCCCCAACGCAGCCTGACGCGACCATACTAACACActcgatataataatattatctatcagTCTCTTATTATTTCCTGGCGTTCTTGTCATTGTGATTTTACAATAAACCACACTAAACCTTGCAAACTTGACATCTAAGTTATACTAATGCCAATAACACTGTTCTTACGCTACCGCCACGTTCTGTTTCGACGCACTAACCACTAACCCGCCCTTTGCTTCTAGCTGCCCTCCTGCTCGGGACGCTACTGCCGGGTGAGTCCTCGCGAGCTtcctgtctgtgtgtgtgtgtgtgtgtgtgtggcgcGTGTAACGTTGTGTGTGTGTCACAGGACGACCGCGACCACTGCGCGGGCTCGCCGTGCGGCAACGGCGCGCCGTGCTACACGGCGCAGAGCGACTACTTCTGCCACTGCACGCCCGGCTGGACCGGCAAGAACTGCACGCAGCGCGCCATCAGAGACCGTCAgtatcccccccccccccccctccgcACGTCCCGCGCCCTCGCCCCGCGCTACAGCTGCCTCATGTTGTGCTTCGTTCGCAGAGCTGGACGAGTGCTCGCCGAACCCGTGCCACAACAACGGCAGCTGCGTCGCCGCGCCCGCCGGCCCCGCCTGCATCTGTCTCGAAGGCTGGACCGGTGAGTGTGTCCCGTTCCTTGTCGCCACTCCGTACCGGTCCGTGAATGATGACGGCAGCCGCTACATCTAAAGCGTTCCTTCGTTCCAGGCGAGACGTGCTCGGAGCGCGCCGAGGCGGCGTGCGACCCGCCGTGCGCCAACGGCGGCTCATGCGTGCGCGGCACAGCGCTCGCGGCACCCGCGCACTGCGCCTGCGCGCCGGGATGGGCGGGCGCCGCGTGCGATGCACCCGCCGCGACGCCCGCTCCCGTGGCGTGCGCGTGCCTGCACGGCGGCTCGTGCGAGGAGCGCGCGGGCGCGTGGGCGTGCGCGTGCCGGGC encodes the following:
- the LOC123874761 gene encoding protein serrate, coding for MRARAPRPAPLLLALALAASLQVAAGAGVFELQILEFSNYRLQLASGACCGGAARAADACAQPCRTRFALCLKEYQSAAAPGACSFGRAASPVLGTDSFTLADPLYTLALPFSFRWTRSFTLILQAFDDAAYAEPDAGLIEEAWWSGIVEPGAEWHALRHAGAAASVAYRVRVTCQPNYYNATCTTFCRARDDKFGHYACTAAGGKRCLPGWQGDNCEKPVCKEGCHPTHGRCDQPGECVCRPGWRGELCAQCTPYPGCKHGYCNGSSWDCTCDTNWGGILCDQDLNYCGTHEPCRHGGTCENTAPDQYLCTCAEGFSGADCERVDNPCAPQPCAHGACALAAAPAPGFTCACERGWTGARCDVDVDDCAAAPCRHGATCRDRLDAFHCDCPPGWQGPTCADDVDECAARGGAEGALGPCVNAAACNNTQGGYACTCLAGWTGRDCELNVDDCTGQCLHGATCIDLVDDFHCACAAGYAGRTCARDVDDCASRPCRHGGECVDLLDAYRCICPVGFSGADCEDDRDHCAGSPCGNGAPCYTAQSDYFCHCTPGWTGKNCTQRAIRDQLDECSPNPCHNNGSCVAAPAGPACICLEGWTGETCSERAEAACDPPCANGGSCVRGTALAAPAHCACAPGWAGAACDAPAATPAPVACACLHGGSCEERAGAWACACRAGWEGAHCERAAPGCASAPCRHGARCVGGAGWWGCECAPGWAGADCGTPTCEPACPAPAECRAAGAGDAPRCVCAAPPGRLARRCLELIAGLGAESGEAAEGGEAGGEPVELAAGAAGGACGADNGTWWWGCNACRCAAAAPACTRLWCGLPDCLAPGAPPCRADEVCVPAAPALCLRAPCAALGECRRVAGRRVEPPALPAPAACWPGARAAVPPGCARAELRLARERLAPGAHVERACGALRRALAAALAERVPAPPLTLLCDLAPDDDDALDLAIWAGEEDEGADVLAAAVRALSELVARRRLAQHALLAAALRLRVTPAAPRAAPAAGAAAPGALLALAGAAPLLLLGAGAAAALLLRRRRAAARERRSRDEEKSNNLQNEENLRRYANPLRDEPLPRAHSLYKAQNADARNHTPPRDKELTKRALAPPAAPLAAPPAAPPDAPPAAPPALRHPPPERLTVLV